A single genomic interval of Paracoccus contaminans harbors:
- a CDS encoding DEAD/DEAH box helicase, with product MTVNFAPGDLVRARGREWVALPSPREGILALRPLSGSENDTVILDPSLETQPVATARFDLPADAVPTVQAKAALLADAMRLTLRRGAGPFRSAAQLAFEPRTYQLVPLLMALRLQVPRLLIADDVGIGKTIEAGLILRELMDRGEVDGFSVLCPPHLVEQWVGELKHRFGIEAVAVTSGSAARLERGLPLAQTLFDAYPYTVVSLDYIKAEKRREGFARACPDFVIVDEAHASVGTHKGKQQRFELLAGLARDPERRMIFLTATPHSGDEDAFGRLLSLIDPSFGTMNFEDARYRERLARHFVQRQRIDLVSGDWDENRAFPKHETTESPYRLSQPHLDFQDAVLDYCFGVVSRAGSGLRERRLAFWGTLALMRCVGSSPAAALSALRNRMSNESDRLEPQIYDEDSDDEDAVDIEPATGFDTDPALQALVVHAEELIHKPDPKLAALIDALTPLIKKGANPVVFCRFLATAEHVRDGLRKAFPKLVVEAVTGVLTPDERRDRVAEMTSADDEKEVQRILVATDCLSEGINLQQLFDTVVHYDLSWNPTRHQQREGRVDRFGQPAELVRSIMMFSPDSAIDGAVLDVVLRKAEEIRKATGITVPLPDERGPVTDALMAAVMLRQGKSQQLAFDLRLEDGTRAMEARWRDASENEKKSRARFAQNAMKPQEVAPEWEKVRTLLGSPEDAKIFIERAMSRFGVPLEPRKTLLIAHVHALEAGLKERLAQRNLAGSVRLAMTEPAPSGTELLTRTHPLTATLAEALVEASLDPEALSGLGIGRVGAWPTSAVQQMTRLALLRIRFKLTVHARKERLLLAEEAALVAIQGGRIVAAGEAARELLNTPADADLAPSARDRFIAKAKEDLPGLLDGPLAEFVRTRAEELMQDHARLRAAAGSASRVTVEAVLPPDVIGLFVLMPSEV from the coding sequence ATGACCGTGAATTTTGCTCCCGGAGACCTGGTGCGCGCCCGTGGGCGGGAATGGGTGGCATTGCCGTCCCCGCGCGAGGGCATTCTGGCGTTACGCCCTCTTTCCGGCAGCGAGAATGACACGGTGATCCTTGACCCTTCGCTTGAAACCCAGCCGGTTGCCACTGCACGTTTCGACTTGCCCGCCGATGCCGTGCCAACTGTCCAGGCGAAGGCAGCGCTCCTGGCGGATGCGATGCGGCTGACACTTCGTAGGGGCGCGGGGCCGTTCCGTTCGGCCGCGCAACTGGCTTTCGAGCCCAGAACCTATCAACTCGTCCCCTTGCTGATGGCGCTTCGTCTGCAGGTGCCCCGACTGCTGATCGCCGATGATGTCGGAATCGGGAAGACGATCGAGGCAGGCTTGATCCTTCGCGAACTGATGGACCGTGGCGAAGTCGATGGTTTCTCGGTGCTTTGCCCACCGCACCTCGTCGAGCAGTGGGTCGGGGAACTGAAGCATCGGTTCGGGATCGAAGCGGTCGCCGTGACATCAGGCAGTGCCGCGCGGCTGGAACGCGGTCTTCCGCTGGCCCAGACGCTGTTCGATGCCTACCCCTATACCGTCGTCAGCCTTGACTACATCAAGGCCGAAAAGCGCCGTGAAGGGTTCGCACGTGCGTGCCCCGATTTCGTGATCGTGGACGAAGCCCATGCCTCGGTGGGCACGCACAAGGGCAAGCAGCAACGGTTTGAGCTGCTCGCAGGCCTTGCCCGCGATCCGGAGCGTCGGATGATCTTTCTCACGGCAACGCCCCACTCGGGCGACGAAGATGCATTCGGCCGCTTGCTTTCGCTGATCGACCCGTCCTTCGGCACGATGAACTTCGAGGACGCCCGCTACCGGGAACGCTTGGCGCGACATTTCGTACAGCGCCAAAGGATCGATCTCGTTTCCGGCGATTGGGACGAGAACCGTGCTTTCCCGAAGCATGAAACCACCGAGTCCCCTTATAGGCTATCGCAGCCACATCTCGATTTTCAGGACGCTGTGCTCGATTACTGCTTCGGCGTCGTCTCCCGCGCAGGATCCGGGCTTCGGGAAAGGCGTCTGGCCTTCTGGGGCACACTCGCCCTGATGCGCTGTGTGGGTTCGTCGCCGGCCGCCGCCTTGAGTGCGCTGCGCAACCGGATGTCCAATGAGAGCGACCGGCTTGAGCCGCAGATCTACGATGAGGACTCCGACGACGAAGACGCGGTGGATATTGAACCTGCGACCGGCTTTGACACGGATCCGGCCCTTCAGGCTTTGGTCGTCCACGCCGAAGAGTTGATCCACAAGCCGGATCCGAAGCTTGCGGCCCTCATCGATGCACTGACGCCACTGATCAAGAAGGGCGCGAATCCCGTCGTGTTCTGCCGCTTCCTGGCCACGGCCGAGCACGTTCGGGATGGCCTGCGGAAGGCCTTTCCCAAGCTGGTCGTCGAAGCGGTGACAGGCGTTCTGACGCCCGACGAGCGCCGTGACCGCGTGGCCGAAATGACCTCAGCCGACGACGAGAAGGAAGTCCAGCGCATCCTGGTGGCCACCGACTGCTTGTCCGAGGGGATCAACCTCCAGCAGTTGTTCGACACCGTCGTTCACTACGATCTGTCCTGGAACCCGACCCGGCATCAGCAGCGCGAGGGGCGTGTTGATCGCTTCGGCCAGCCAGCCGAACTTGTCCGATCGATCATGATGTTCTCACCGGACAGCGCCATCGACGGGGCCGTCCTGGATGTCGTCCTGCGCAAGGCGGAAGAAATCCGCAAGGCGACTGGTATCACCGTTCCTTTGCCGGACGAGCGTGGGCCGGTCACCGACGCCCTGATGGCAGCCGTAATGCTGCGGCAGGGTAAATCCCAGCAGCTGGCCTTCGACTTGCGCCTTGAAGACGGCACCCGGGCGATGGAGGCGCGGTGGCGTGACGCCTCCGAGAACGAAAAGAAATCCCGCGCGCGCTTCGCCCAGAATGCGATGAAGCCGCAGGAGGTTGCCCCGGAATGGGAGAAGGTCCGCACCCTGCTCGGATCGCCAGAGGATGCCAAGATATTCATCGAACGGGCAATGTCGCGTTTCGGCGTGCCGCTGGAACCGCGCAAGACGCTTCTGATCGCCCATGTCCATGCGTTGGAAGCGGGCCTGAAAGAACGTCTCGCCCAGCGCAACCTGGCTGGCTCGGTCCGTCTTGCGATGACTGAACCCGCGCCATCGGGGACTGAGCTGCTCACCAGGACACATCCCCTGACCGCAACCCTCGCAGAGGCGCTGGTCGAGGCCTCACTCGACCCGGAGGCGCTGTCCGGTCTCGGAATCGGTCGGGTTGGCGCTTGGCCTACCTCCGCCGTCCAGCAGATGACCCGGCTGGCACTCCTTCGGATCCGGTTCAAGCTGACCGTCCATGCACGGAAGGAGCGCCTGCTCCTTGCCGAGGAGGCCGCCCTGGTCGCGATACAGGGTGGCCGGATCGTTGCTGCTGGCGAAGCCGCCCGCGAACTTCTGAACACGCCAGCGGACGCTGACCTCGCTCCGTCGGCACGCGACCGCTTCATCGCCAAGGCCAAGGAGGATCTGCCCGGCCTGCTCGACGGCCCCTTGGCTGAGTTCGTCAGAACCAGAGCCGAAGAACTCATGCAGGATCATGCCCGCTTGCGCGCTGCGGCGGGTTCCGCCTCGCGCGTCACGGTGGAGGCTGTTCTCCCGCCTGACGTCATCGGTCTCTTCGTCCTGATGCCGAGCGAGGTCTGA
- a CDS encoding Eco57I restriction-modification methylase domain-containing protein, producing the protein MARKPVVDMSAWPSLSLEGNLIAPAMVASVDRREASEQTEADYRIRKGLTIREEISTAFRVGQSHFDTFARIANPSADATRRFIKAFLQETFGFDDFAPAEGALSFIAGGRVPIVVVPPSDEKLDRRSATLSTDRTRSPAFALQDHLNEHDDTLWGLVTNGTLIRLMRDNASLTRPAYIEADLSQIFTNEDAASFAVLWLLIHRTRFGVAGAPATDCALERWRDAGSKEGEVARDRLAVQVQIALKVLGSGFLEANPDLRDKLKSGEINLTEWFNELLRLVYRLIFLMVAEDRNLLHSEKAKPDARKLYAEGYSLAALRAQCYRAASWDKHHDRYEGIKIVFHALTHGQEALALPALGGLFAGDKLPHLETARLRNRAFMEALYRLSWLDQKTGMVPVNWRAMETEELGSVYESLLELQPQLGDDGKTLVFASEAAEQKGNQRKTTGSYYTPDSLVQALLDTALDPVLDKTEAEADDPAKALLKLSVIDPACGSGHFLLAAARRIATRLARIRADGTPSLADFRHALRDVARSCLHGVDRNPMAVELTKVALWIETVDPGLPLGFFDAQIRCGDALLGVFDLKVLQDGIPDAAYKPLTGDDKDTARYYLQANRAATSGQGGFDFGTGQVAMPEMKPLALDFSGFRDLPEDTVEQIGAKAARFKELRKGQAFVRATTAANLYVAAFLLPKVGGAPAGASARTVPTTEELWLALNQGKIRQAMLDAPKAARRARAFHWPLEFPDVMQRGGFDVVLGNPPWERIKLQEQEFFASRSPEISGAQNKSERSKLIKALGATPEGSPEHTLHLAFETAKREAEATSEFVRVSGEDGGRFALTGRGDVNTYALFAELFAKLSRHRAGVIVPTGVATDATTAPFFAHLVSERRLAQLVDFENSAPLFVGVHRSFKFSLLTLGRNEGTARFAFYITSPSQLAEPERNFSLTSTQIARLNPNTKTASVFRTRADAEITTKIYENSTILVQNELGADGNPWGVKFSILFHMANDSHLFQTTSSLAALGYSQEGANWTSREITSSPEVYLPLFEAKMFDIYDHRSASYESRGDERGNRVLPDTELHHHMNPEYEVQPFYWVSKTDVKAALDDYSLGAMLVFNKVTGIGNERSFIPTLMPIAGFGDSLNLMKSDQPATLYACLYANCASLCFDFVVRRKVGGVNINFFHVEQLPVLRPNFYTESRLAFITPKVLELTYTSHSLAPFARDLGHDGPPFAWDEDRRARLRADLDAFYARAYGLTRDELRYILDPADVKGPDYPSETFRVLKEKEIRQHGEYRTRRLVLSAWDRMEANGEFTAMGM; encoded by the coding sequence ATGGCGCGCAAACCCGTCGTCGACATGTCCGCCTGGCCTTCGCTCAGCCTCGAAGGCAATCTTATCGCGCCTGCCATGGTTGCCAGCGTGGACCGCCGCGAGGCATCTGAGCAGACCGAGGCCGACTATCGCATCCGAAAGGGTCTGACGATCCGCGAGGAAATCTCGACCGCCTTCCGGGTCGGCCAGTCGCACTTCGACACCTTCGCCAGGATCGCAAATCCCTCGGCCGATGCGACGCGTCGGTTCATCAAGGCCTTCCTGCAGGAAACCTTCGGCTTCGATGACTTCGCCCCAGCGGAGGGCGCCCTTTCCTTCATTGCGGGTGGCCGGGTGCCGATTGTGGTCGTGCCCCCGTCTGACGAAAAGCTCGACCGGCGCAGCGCAACCCTATCGACCGACCGCACACGCTCGCCCGCTTTCGCCCTTCAGGACCACCTGAACGAGCATGACGATACCCTCTGGGGCCTTGTCACTAACGGAACCCTGATCCGCCTGATGCGCGACAACGCATCGTTGACCCGCCCGGCCTATATCGAGGCCGACCTCTCCCAGATCTTCACCAACGAGGATGCCGCCTCCTTCGCCGTTCTCTGGCTGCTGATCCACCGCACCCGCTTTGGCGTCGCGGGCGCCCCGGCCACCGATTGCGCGCTGGAGCGCTGGCGCGACGCGGGGTCCAAGGAAGGCGAGGTCGCCCGCGACCGGCTGGCCGTCCAGGTCCAGATCGCGCTCAAGGTTCTCGGCTCCGGCTTCCTCGAGGCCAACCCCGACCTGCGCGACAAGCTGAAATCGGGCGAGATCAACTTGACCGAATGGTTCAACGAACTTCTCCGCCTCGTCTACCGCCTGATCTTCTTGATGGTGGCCGAGGATCGCAACCTCCTGCACTCTGAAAAGGCCAAGCCCGACGCCCGCAAGCTTTATGCCGAAGGCTACAGCCTCGCCGCCCTGCGCGCCCAATGCTACCGCGCCGCCTCGTGGGACAAGCATCACGATCGCTACGAGGGCATCAAGATCGTTTTCCACGCGCTCACCCACGGGCAAGAGGCGCTGGCGCTCCCGGCCCTTGGCGGCCTATTCGCGGGCGACAAGCTGCCCCACCTTGAAACCGCCCGCCTGCGCAACCGCGCTTTCATGGAGGCGCTCTACCGCCTGTCTTGGCTTGACCAGAAAACCGGCATGGTTCCCGTCAACTGGCGCGCGATGGAGACCGAGGAACTCGGCTCCGTCTACGAATCCCTCCTCGAACTGCAGCCGCAGCTCGGCGATGACGGCAAGACGCTGGTCTTCGCCTCCGAAGCGGCCGAGCAAAAGGGCAACCAGCGCAAGACCACCGGCTCCTACTACACGCCCGACAGCCTCGTTCAGGCGCTGCTCGACACAGCACTCGACCCCGTGCTCGACAAGACCGAGGCCGAGGCGGACGATCCCGCCAAGGCGCTGCTGAAGCTCTCGGTCATCGACCCCGCCTGCGGATCGGGCCACTTCCTGCTGGCCGCCGCCCGCCGCATCGCCACGCGGCTTGCGCGCATCCGCGCCGATGGCACGCCCTCGCTCGCCGATTTCCGCCACGCCCTGCGCGATGTCGCGCGGTCCTGCCTGCACGGGGTGGACCGCAACCCGATGGCGGTAGAGTTGACCAAGGTCGCGCTGTGGATCGAGACGGTGGACCCCGGCCTTCCCCTCGGCTTCTTTGACGCGCAGATCCGCTGCGGCGATGCGCTGCTGGGGGTGTTCGACCTGAAGGTGCTGCAGGACGGTATCCCCGATGCCGCCTACAAGCCGCTGACGGGCGACGACAAGGATACGGCGCGCTACTACCTGCAGGCCAACCGCGCCGCGACCTCGGGGCAAGGCGGGTTCGACTTCGGCACGGGACAAGTCGCCATGCCCGAGATGAAACCGCTGGCGCTGGATTTCTCGGGGTTCCGCGATCTGCCCGAGGATACGGTGGAGCAGATCGGGGCCAAGGCCGCGCGGTTCAAGGAGCTGCGCAAGGGGCAGGCCTTTGTGCGCGCGACGACGGCGGCGAACCTCTATGTCGCGGCCTTCCTGTTGCCCAAGGTGGGCGGCGCACCGGCGGGGGCCTCGGCCCGCACCGTGCCGACGACCGAGGAGCTGTGGCTGGCCCTCAATCAGGGCAAGATCAGGCAGGCGATGCTGGACGCGCCCAAGGCTGCCCGCCGCGCCCGCGCCTTTCACTGGCCGCTGGAGTTCCCCGATGTGATGCAGCGCGGCGGGTTTGATGTCGTGCTGGGCAACCCGCCGTGGGAGCGGATCAAGCTGCAGGAGCAGGAGTTCTTCGCCAGCCGCTCTCCTGAAATTTCTGGTGCCCAGAATAAGTCGGAACGAAGCAAGCTGATCAAGGCGCTTGGCGCAACACCGGAGGGTAGTCCCGAACACACATTGCATCTGGCATTTGAAACCGCGAAGCGCGAGGCAGAGGCGACCAGCGAATTCGTCCGAGTGTCGGGCGAGGACGGTGGTCGCTTCGCCCTGACCGGCAGGGGTGACGTCAATACCTATGCCCTTTTTGCTGAACTCTTCGCCAAATTATCTAGACATCGGGCAGGTGTCATCGTGCCAACAGGCGTCGCTACCGATGCGACCACCGCGCCGTTTTTCGCACACCTGGTTTCCGAGAGGCGGCTAGCGCAACTGGTGGATTTTGAGAATTCCGCACCGCTCTTTGTTGGTGTGCATCGCAGCTTTAAGTTTAGTTTGCTGACGCTTGGTCGGAACGAAGGCACGGCACGTTTTGCGTTTTACATCACGTCGCCGTCGCAATTGGCGGAGCCAGAGAGAAACTTCAGCCTGACATCGACCCAGATTGCTCGATTGAACCCAAATACAAAAACCGCCTCAGTATTTAGAACCCGAGCAGACGCAGAAATCACAACCAAGATCTATGAGAACTCAACAATCTTAGTGCAAAATGAACTCGGGGCAGATGGCAACCCTTGGGGTGTCAAATTTTCAATTCTGTTTCATATGGCGAACGACAGTCATCTGTTTCAGACAACTTCATCCCTTGCGGCCCTAGGGTATTCCCAAGAAGGGGCTAATTGGACTTCCAGAGAAATCACGTCGAGTCCGGAGGTATACCTGCCCCTGTTCGAGGCTAAGATGTTTGATATCTACGACCATCGTTCGGCGTCATACGAAAGTCGCGGAGATGAACGTGGCAATAGAGTCCTGCCTGATACGGAACTTCATCACCACATGAACCCCGAGTACGAGGTTCAGCCATTTTACTGGGTTTCAAAAACCGATGTAAAAGCAGCGCTGGATGATTACTCGCTTGGGGCAATGCTGGTGTTCAACAAGGTAACAGGCATCGGAAATGAGCGCTCTTTCATTCCAACCCTTATGCCAATTGCGGGCTTTGGGGATAGCTTGAACCTGATGAAATCCGATCAGCCAGCGACCTTGTACGCCTGCCTGTATGCAAACTGTGCATCCCTTTGCTTTGATTTTGTGGTTCGCCGAAAAGTTGGTGGGGTGAATATCAATTTCTTTCACGTTGAGCAGTTGCCCGTGCTCCGCCCCAACTTCTACACCGAATCCCGCCTCGCCTTCATCACCCCGAAGGTGCTGGAACTCACCTACACCTCGCACAGCCTCGCCCCCTTCGCCCGTGATCTGGGCCATGACGGCCCGCCCTTCGCCTGGGACGAGGACCGCCGCGCCCGCCTGCGTGCCGATCTCGACGCCTTCTATGCCCGCGCCTACGGCCTGACCCGCGACGAGCTGCGCTACATCCTCGACCCCGCCGACGTGAAGGGCCCCGACTACCCCTCGGAAACCTTCCGCGTCCTGAAGGAAAAGGAAATCCGCCAACACGGCGAATACCGCACCCGCCGCCTCGTCCTTTCCGCCTGGGACCGGATGGAGGCGAACGGCGAATTCACGGCGATGGGGATGTGA
- a CDS encoding HNH endonuclease — MIEAPQSFVVSQECQKAAWQNGYRRALGEADGWARYGSTTAKGTVWLAAARHEGPWFLALDHLGIVEDLNLPTAEVPGPGLVRYAFPDLTALYAVMPRVYQLGVTLPDGPLEEFRAAVANLPKSTEAERLIIQRVGQDIFRDRLMTYWQGCCPLTGITDPALLRASHIIAWKDCASDADRLDVHNGLLLSALWDAAFDRGLVTFDDDGHPQFSPKLSETARAELRWQSPIPLTDKHRARLVWHRTEAFEDIEP, encoded by the coding sequence ATGATCGAGGCCCCCCAATCCTTCGTCGTCAGCCAGGAATGCCAGAAGGCTGCCTGGCAGAACGGCTATCGCCGCGCCCTGGGCGAAGCGGACGGCTGGGCGCGCTATGGATCCACCACCGCGAAGGGCACGGTGTGGTTGGCGGCGGCAAGACATGAAGGGCCGTGGTTCCTGGCCCTCGATCACCTTGGTATTGTCGAGGATCTGAACCTGCCGACGGCCGAAGTGCCGGGCCCGGGCCTCGTCCGCTACGCCTTCCCGGACCTGACCGCGCTTTATGCCGTGATGCCTCGGGTCTACCAGTTGGGCGTAACGCTGCCCGATGGCCCGCTCGAGGAATTCCGTGCGGCCGTGGCCAACCTGCCCAAGAGCACCGAGGCCGAGAGGTTGATCATCCAGCGCGTTGGTCAGGACATCTTCCGCGACCGTCTGATGACCTACTGGCAAGGCTGCTGCCCGCTGACCGGGATCACCGATCCGGCGCTCTTGCGCGCAAGCCACATCATCGCCTGGAAGGATTGCGCCAGCGACGCCGACCGGCTGGACGTACATAACGGCCTGCTGCTTTCGGCCCTTTGGGATGCGGCCTTCGACCGGGGGCTAGTTACGTTCGATGATGACGGACATCCGCAATTCTCGCCAAAGCTGAGCGAGACGGCGCGCGCAGAGCTGCGCTGGCAATCTCCCATCCCGTTGACCGACAAACACCGCGCCCGCCTTGTCTGGCATCGGACAGAAGCCTTTGAGGACATCGAACCGTGA
- a CDS encoding DUF2793 domain-containing protein has protein sequence MSDTSTHLGLPYLLAAQAHKHVTHNEALRLLDAMVQLSVLDRTRTTPPASPSDGDRHLVASAATGLWAGWDLNVAFWVDGVWLRLVPRQGWLVWIAAEQAFVVWNGSAWDPVGVPQDVSDAIFSLVNDADPTKKALFSLSGITTGTTRTFTLPNTSSELAILAGTQTFTGNKTFSGTLTASGTVTVSAALASIGTATTTATYGIGTGATTTGVTKTVNLGTGGASGSTTIVNVGSATAGAAGTTVVNTPTVTFANAVTQVGMPQANLTAQHLGLGGATADSYNRMSVNTPAVLLNNAGAGIEATVNKAAAGNDAAFAFKTGFSARALIGLLGNDDFSFKVSPDGSAFYDAIRIDRTNGQLELPQPTVLPGLSAAPTPPPTGKATLYARNRAGAPWIDVMRPSGRDFPLQPHFGVNRIATWSPSVTTTITTEGMPITSVGTVSHPTLAATNLAASMRRWRLTSAAVVDSVADQRSAGWACWRGNAAGLGGWTFVTRISLTTLQATGMGFFGLYGSTAALATTLTLAAAINCIGIGFQRGTHTRWQLVANDGTGAPTLTDMGASFAIATGGVLTLFIAAPPNGSSVWVRVVDEVSGAIFEQEITADLPAATQFLSPRLFMNTGATAAAVAYDCAGVYLETDF, from the coding sequence ATGTCTGACACCTCCACCCACCTTGGCCTGCCTTACCTGCTGGCGGCCCAAGCCCATAAGCATGTCACCCACAACGAGGCGCTGCGCCTGCTCGACGCCATGGTGCAACTGTCAGTCCTCGACCGGACGCGCACCACGCCGCCTGCGAGCCCCTCCGATGGCGACCGGCACCTCGTGGCCTCGGCGGCGACGGGTCTCTGGGCCGGCTGGGATCTGAACGTGGCCTTCTGGGTCGATGGCGTCTGGCTGCGCCTTGTTCCGCGGCAAGGCTGGCTGGTCTGGATCGCGGCCGAGCAGGCTTTTGTTGTCTGGAATGGAAGTGCCTGGGACCCGGTCGGCGTGCCGCAGGATGTGTCTGACGCGATCTTCAGCCTCGTCAACGACGCCGATCCGACGAAGAAGGCGCTGTTTTCGCTGTCGGGGATCACCACCGGTACGACACGCACCTTCACACTGCCGAACACCTCGTCGGAACTGGCGATCCTCGCGGGCACCCAGACCTTCACGGGCAATAAGACCTTCTCCGGCACGCTGACCGCCTCGGGCACTGTCACCGTCTCTGCGGCCTTGGCCAGCATCGGTACGGCGACGACGACCGCCACCTACGGCATTGGCACAGGAGCGACGACCACCGGCGTCACCAAGACCGTGAACCTCGGCACAGGCGGCGCATCAGGATCGACCACTATCGTCAACGTCGGCTCGGCCACGGCGGGGGCCGCAGGCACGACGGTGGTGAACACGCCCACGGTCACCTTCGCCAATGCGGTCACGCAGGTCGGCATGCCGCAGGCGAACCTTACCGCGCAGCACTTGGGCCTCGGCGGGGCCACGGCCGACAGTTACAACCGGATGTCGGTCAACACGCCTGCGGTGCTTCTGAACAACGCAGGCGCAGGGATCGAGGCGACGGTGAACAAGGCGGCCGCGGGGAACGACGCCGCCTTTGCTTTCAAGACCGGGTTTTCGGCGCGGGCGTTGATCGGGCTTCTCGGCAACGACGATTTCAGCTTCAAGGTCAGCCCGGACGGGTCGGCCTTCTACGACGCGATCAGGATCGACCGGACCAATGGCCAGCTGGAATTGCCGCAGCCGACGGTCCTGCCGGGCCTCAGCGCCGCGCCGACCCCGCCGCCCACCGGCAAGGCCACCCTCTATGCTCGCAACCGGGCCGGCGCACCGTGGATCGATGTCATGCGCCCATCGGGCCGGGACTTTCCCCTGCAGCCGCACTTCGGGGTGAACCGCATTGCGACGTGGTCGCCATCCGTCACGACAACAATCACCACTGAAGGCATGCCGATCACCTCGGTCGGCACCGTTTCGCACCCGACGCTCGCCGCCACGAACCTCGCTGCCAGCATGCGCCGCTGGCGCCTGACTTCGGCGGCGGTCGTGGACTCGGTCGCCGATCAGCGATCGGCAGGCTGGGCCTGCTGGCGCGGAAATGCGGCAGGCCTCGGGGGCTGGACCTTCGTGACGCGTATCTCGCTCACGACCCTGCAGGCGACCGGCATGGGGTTCTTCGGCCTCTACGGATCTACGGCCGCGCTGGCCACCACCCTGACTTTGGCGGCCGCCATCAACTGCATCGGCATCGGATTCCAGCGCGGGACGCACACCCGTTGGCAGCTGGTCGCGAACGACGGCACCGGAGCGCCGACCCTGACCGACATGGGCGCGAGCTTTGCCATTGCCACGGGCGGGGTGCTGACCCTGTTCATCGCCGCCCCACCGAATGGGTCATCCGTCTGGGTGCGGGTGGTCGACGAGGTCTCAGGCGCGATCTTCGAGCAGGAGATCACCGCTGACCTGCCCGCCGCGACGCAGTTCCTGTCGCCGCGGCTGTTCATGAACACCGGCGCGACAGCCGCCGCCGTCGCCTACGACTGCGCCGGGGTTTACCTCGAGACCGATTTCTGA